In Microvirga sp. 17 mud 1-3, the genomic window GCGAGGATTGCGCAGGCGTCCTGCACCAGATCCTGGAACAGGAAAGGGCCACGGACCAAAAGCTGACCCGCATCGCGGAGAGCAAGGTCAACACCCGCGCAGCCTGACGCTCGGATCCGCTTCAGTTCATCGTTACGGGAAAGGCGGCCCCATGGCCGCCTTTCTGTTCATGAGCCGTTGTCTTGAAGAACAAACAGGTTATCCATCGCGCCATGATCCAGGGATGGGGCGCAGAACCTGCCGAAGGATGATACGGGCGGTATAGGCATGGGGCATCAAGCTCGGCTAAGTTGCGCCAATGACCTCCGCGTTCTCCCTCGATTCTCGCCTCGAAGCCGATACGATTCCCGTCGGCGACCTTGCCTTGTCGTCGGTCCTGCTCCTGAACGACGCCCGTTTTCCCTGGTTCGTCCTGGTTCCCCGCCTGGCGGGCGCCAGCGAGCTGACCGATCTCGACGCGGCGCAAGCCGTGCAGCTCATGGACGAGATGCGCATCGCCGTGCGGGTCATGACGGCGCTCGCCAAGCCCGACAAGGTCAATGTGGGGGCGCTCGGAAACATCGTGACGCAGCTCCATGTGCATGTGGTCGGGCGGTTCCGCTCCGACCCGGCCTGGCCGGGCCCCGTCTGGGGCCACGGGACGCGCACCCCCTACCCCGCTCACGCGGCCGCCGCCCTGGTCGAGCGCGCCGCCACCCTGTTCGCGGCCGCCTGAGCCGATCCCGAAAGACGCTTCCATGACCTCCCTGATGGCCTACATCACGAACCGGCTCGTCCGTCACAGCGTCGAGCACGACCCGGAGG contains:
- a CDS encoding HIT domain-containing protein, giving the protein MTSAFSLDSRLEADTIPVGDLALSSVLLLNDARFPWFVLVPRLAGASELTDLDAAQAVQLMDEMRIAVRVMTALAKPDKVNVGALGNIVTQLHVHVVGRFRSDPAWPGPVWGHGTRTPYPAHAAAALVERAATLFAAA